One genomic segment of Rivularia sp. PCC 7116 includes these proteins:
- a CDS encoding DUF751 family protein has translation MFDGFWDNVFRYPRYFITTLLGVFLNAFGWIEPVFKRPATLIAFISLLVGILVFVSFTLRAMLGLSTI, from the coding sequence ATGTTTGATGGTTTTTGGGATAATGTCTTTCGCTACCCCCGCTACTTTATAACTACTCTATTAGGTGTATTTTTGAATGCCTTTGGTTGGATAGAACCAGTATTTAAACGCCCTGCCACCTTAATAGCTTTTATAAGTTTGCTAGTGGGTATTCTCGTTTTTGTTTCTTTTACCCTGCGTGCAATGCTTGGTTTAAGTACAATTTAG
- a CDS encoding DUF3007 family protein codes for MRRIDAIGIVFGVFVLGGLAYVVLQIAGLNDLSAGIWSQVLLVTGLIGWLFSYIFRAVGNKMTYHQQREEYEKAFLQNQLDRLSPEQKDKLLAEIEQKEGT; via the coding sequence ATGCGACGCATTGACGCTATCGGAATTGTATTTGGCGTTTTTGTTTTGGGTGGTCTGGCTTATGTGGTTCTTCAAATCGCTGGCTTGAATGACTTAAGCGCTGGCATCTGGAGCCAAGTTTTGTTGGTAACAGGTTTGATCGGCTGGTTATTTAGCTATATTTTCCGTGCAGTAGGAAACAAAATGACTTACCATCAGCAGCGAGAAGAATACGAAAAAGCATTCTTGCAAAATCAATTAGATCGACTTTCCCCAGAACAAAAAGATAAACTTCTAGCTGAAATAGAACAAAAAGAAGGAACTTAG
- a CDS encoding DUF11 domain-containing protein: protein MTFLISWLRRKSLLLTIGSLSVITYGIIPTVAQTVIENTASGGADNLPDERVDSNQVTVSSTPADLRLTKTGDRAAAEPGDTVIYRLLIENVGQSPATNVSITDRLPLGLRLVSDSLRGSIGDTAVDISTPNINASNRGTSFTASSTATLQPGQSMVVNYAVEVTPDSIRGSGRNLAQAQAGGLLSNQSSHRLRIRQGILSDCGTLIGRVFVDKNFDGEQQPNEPGVPNAVIYMDDGNRIVTDANGLYSLANVISGYRSAALDLTSLPGYALAPNKYFIETNSPSRLVKLAPGSMVRVNFGVTPAFSEGKNE from the coding sequence ATGACATTTTTAATTTCATGGCTAAGGCGTAAAAGCCTGTTATTAACGATTGGTTCCTTGAGTGTTATTACTTACGGAATTATACCGACTGTTGCCCAAACAGTGATAGAGAATACCGCAAGTGGCGGTGCTGATAACTTGCCCGACGAAAGAGTTGATTCTAACCAAGTCACTGTTAGCTCAACTCCGGCAGATTTACGTTTAACAAAAACAGGCGATCGCGCGGCTGCGGAACCTGGAGACACTGTTATATATCGGTTATTAATTGAAAATGTTGGTCAGTCGCCAGCAACGAATGTAAGTATTACCGATCGGCTGCCATTAGGCTTGCGATTAGTTTCTGATTCGTTGAGAGGTTCAATCGGTGATACGGCAGTCGATATTAGCACTCCAAATATCAATGCTTCTAATCGGGGAACAAGTTTTACTGCAAGTTCGACTGCTACTCTGCAACCAGGGCAAAGCATGGTTGTTAACTATGCGGTTGAAGTGACTCCAGATTCTATACGTGGAAGCGGGAGAAACTTGGCTCAAGCACAAGCTGGAGGTTTGCTGAGTAACCAATCTAGTCACAGATTGCGGATTCGTCAAGGAATATTGTCTGACTGCGGTACTTTAATTGGAAGGGTGTTTGTCGATAAAAACTTTGACGGCGAACAGCAACCAAATGAACCTGGAGTGCCGAATGCAGTAATTTATATGGACGATGGTAACCGCATTGTTACCGATGCCAATGGTTTGTATTCTTTAGCAAATGTGATCTCTGGATATCGCTCTGCGGCACTAGATTTAACTAGTTTACCAGGCTACGCCCTGGCTCCGAATAAATACTTTATTGAGACAAATAGCCCGTCACGTTTGGTGAAATTAGCGCCTGGAAGTATGGTGCGGGTGAATTTTGGCGTTACACCTGCGTTTTCGGAGGGTAAGAATGAATAA
- a CDS encoding lysylphosphatidylglycerol synthase domain-containing protein, producing the protein MIKQVLRWLLLGGTLFFLATALRNNWQEVAAIRIDAAGWAILATATGATLLAHIWAGWVWTWILKDFNHSASSVRLIQAYLKTNIAKYLPGNVGHYIGRIMAAKDLRVSTSAATISVLLEPLLMAAAALIIAILCSQFTLMQSSIVLLIGQILGLIVALCILHPLFLNPVIRFVHRQKNKKSQAGNISSVSLGMSRYPLIPLLGELGFLLFRASGFILTLYAIAPINLSQIPLIIGGFSLAWLLGLIIPGAPGGLGIFEVTAIALLQQFFPIALIISASVLYRLISIVSETAAAVLAWFDERFL; encoded by the coding sequence ATGATTAAGCAAGTTTTGCGCTGGCTGCTTTTAGGTGGAACGTTGTTTTTTTTGGCAACAGCTTTAAGAAATAATTGGCAAGAAGTTGCAGCTATTCGTATTGATGCTGCTGGATGGGCAATTTTGGCTACTGCCACTGGCGCAACTTTACTAGCGCATATTTGGGCTGGATGGGTATGGACTTGGATCTTAAAAGATTTTAATCACTCAGCAAGCTCCGTAAGATTAATTCAAGCTTATCTAAAAACAAATATAGCCAAATATTTACCAGGTAATGTAGGACATTATATTGGAAGAATTATGGCTGCAAAAGATTTAAGAGTTAGTACCAGCGCAGCAACTATAAGCGTACTACTCGAACCATTATTAATGGCAGCAGCAGCTTTAATCATTGCGATCTTATGCAGCCAGTTTACTTTGATGCAGAGTTCTATTGTTTTACTAATTGGTCAAATATTAGGATTAATCGTAGCGCTTTGTATACTTCATCCATTGTTTCTTAATCCAGTAATCCGTTTTGTACATCGTCAGAAAAATAAAAAATCTCAAGCTGGCAATATTAGCAGCGTTTCTTTAGGCATGAGTCGTTACCCACTAATACCTTTGCTTGGGGAATTAGGATTTTTGCTATTTCGTGCGTCTGGCTTTATTTTAACTTTATATGCAATAGCTCCAATCAATTTAAGTCAAATTCCTCTAATAATAGGAGGATTTAGCTTAGCTTGGCTTTTAGGTTTGATTATTCCAGGTGCCCCTGGTGGTTTAGGAATCTTTGAAGTAACTGCAATAGCTCTTTTACAGCAGTTTTTTCCTATAGCGCTCATTATCAGTGCTAGTGTTTTGTATCGTTTAATCAGCATTGTTTCTGAAACTGCTGCTGCTGTTCTTGCTTGGTTTGACGAAAGATTTCTCTAA
- a CDS encoding DNA adenine methylase, with protein MVSQISKQAFPRPFLKWAGGKSKLIPQIRIYLPEAQTYKNYYEPFLGGGAVFFHLQPYAAMLTDVNSELIDTYNCVKNNLEELISLLKIHENNHSKEYYYSLRQTLVKTDLEKAARLIYLNKTCFNGLYRVNSKGQFNVPLGRYKNPKICPIELLYSACETLQLAQIRQADFSEVLDYATSSDDFVFFDPPYHPISSTSYFTAYSRNSFTKDDQIRLRDTCAELASRGVKIMVCNSDCQFIKELYTEINFKIFPIKAPRVINSNIKNRGTIHELLITSY; from the coding sequence ATGGTAAGTCAAATCTCTAAACAAGCTTTCCCGCGCCCCTTTCTCAAGTGGGCTGGTGGAAAAAGTAAATTGATTCCGCAAATTCGTATTTATTTACCCGAAGCACAAACTTATAAGAATTATTATGAGCCGTTTTTAGGTGGAGGTGCAGTTTTTTTCCATCTCCAGCCATACGCAGCTATGTTAACTGATGTCAACTCGGAACTGATTGATACTTATAATTGTGTAAAAAACAATTTAGAAGAATTAATTAGTTTGCTCAAAATACATGAAAACAATCATAGTAAAGAGTATTATTACAGTCTGCGTCAAACATTAGTAAAAACTGATTTAGAAAAAGCGGCACGTTTAATTTATTTGAATAAAACTTGCTTCAATGGTCTTTATCGAGTTAATTCCAAGGGACAATTTAACGTACCTTTGGGTAGATATAAAAATCCCAAAATCTGTCCCATAGAGTTATTATATTCGGCTTGTGAAACATTGCAGTTAGCACAAATTAGACAAGCTGACTTCTCAGAGGTTTTGGATTACGCCACAAGCAGCGATGATTTTGTATTTTTTGACCCTCCCTATCATCCCATAAGCAGTACCAGCTACTTTACCGCTTACAGCCGTAATTCTTTTACAAAAGATGACCAGATACGTTTGAGAGATACCTGTGCGGAATTAGCAAGCCGGGGTGTCAAAATTATGGTGTGTAATTCCGATTGCCAATTTATCAAGGAACTGTATACAGAAATCAATTTCAAGATATTTCCTATCAAAGCGCCGCGAGTTATTAACTCAAATATCAAAAATCGCGGCACTATTCACGAATTATTAATCACTTCTTATTAA
- a CDS encoding DUF6658 family protein has translation MNKLFSALKKIQIKQILTAFALGILLFVTQACSSVSAKSPDSTYEGGMNQYSDVDPRSKGAEAAAKMKAKGLKDNAEVNVIDQSGSLTGNTRRTLDKKAENLQDLGKNIKETGKYAADKAQDNAENFAEGTKRGIKNIKENTSDALDSITNAAGDAAEDAKLSTQRAARDAKLGTQRAAEDAGNAVQRTIRDAVD, from the coding sequence ATGAATAAATTATTTTCTGCACTAAAGAAAATTCAGATTAAGCAAATTCTAACTGCTTTTGCATTGGGAATATTGCTGTTTGTTACCCAAGCTTGTAGTTCTGTTTCAGCAAAAAGCCCCGATTCTACCTATGAAGGAGGAATGAATCAATATAGCGATGTAGATCCTAGAAGTAAAGGTGCTGAAGCTGCTGCAAAAATGAAAGCTAAAGGTTTGAAAGATAATGCAGAAGTGAATGTCATCGATCAATCTGGTAGCTTAACAGGTAATACTCGTCGCACTTTGGATAAAAAAGCAGAAAATTTGCAAGATTTAGGTAAAAATATCAAAGAAACCGGAAAGTACGCAGCAGATAAAGCACAAGATAATGCTGAAAACTTTGCTGAAGGAACTAAGCGAGGAATTAAGAATATTAAAGAAAACACTTCTGATGCATTAGATAGTATTACTAACGCCGCAGGTGATGCTGCTGAAGATGCTAAATTAAGCACCCAGCGTGCTGCTAGAGATGCTAAATTAGGTACTCAACGTGCTGCTGAAGATGCTGGTAATGCAGTACAAAGAACCATTAGAGATGCAGTTGATTAA
- the larC gene encoding nickel pincer cofactor biosynthesis protein LarC, with amino-acid sequence MSKIVYFQCPTGISGDMCLGALVNLGVSLEYLVENLNKLGIEQEYKLWAEFVTRKSQQAVMVHVDLIKNHHHHHQRHLPEIEQIIQTADLPPRVEAWSLAIFRQLAVAEGAVHGISPEKVHFHEVGAVDAIVDVVGTCLGLDWLGIDSNSEGLPLLYCSKLPTGGGTVGAAHGIMAVPVPAVLKLWEMRKCPVYSNGIEKELVTPTGAAIVTTLATEFGSPPDMNLEKVGMGAGNKNFKIPNILRIWLGETAESENSKKDKNKGIKHKITHEETKHNSELVNQQHQDSTSPYLENISVLETQIDDISPQAIGYIFEELFAVGAVDVFTQAVGMKKNRPGVLLTVICHSEQLTECETILFRETTTLGIRRFSQQRSVLQREIQQLETEYGKVRVKVAWIGTLQNKSITNVHPEYADCAELARKYNIPWQEIHRLALQTWYSKN; translated from the coding sequence ATGAGTAAAATTGTTTATTTTCAATGTCCGACTGGAATTTCTGGTGACATGTGTTTGGGGGCTTTAGTAAACCTGGGAGTAAGTCTGGAATACTTAGTTGAGAATCTCAATAAGTTAGGAATTGAGCAAGAGTATAAGTTATGGGCAGAATTTGTCACCCGCAAAAGTCAGCAAGCAGTAATGGTTCATGTAGATTTAATCAAGAATCACCATCACCATCACCAAAGACATTTACCAGAGATTGAGCAAATTATTCAAACAGCGGATTTGCCTCCAAGGGTTGAAGCCTGGAGCTTGGCAATATTCCGACAGTTAGCAGTCGCAGAAGGTGCGGTACACGGTATTTCTCCAGAAAAAGTCCATTTCCATGAAGTTGGTGCCGTGGATGCCATTGTGGATGTTGTCGGTACTTGTTTGGGTTTGGATTGGTTGGGTATTGACAGCAATAGTGAAGGATTACCTTTACTATACTGCTCTAAGCTGCCGACTGGCGGAGGAACTGTAGGCGCTGCTCATGGAATTATGGCTGTACCCGTACCAGCAGTCTTAAAATTGTGGGAAATGCGGAAATGTCCGGTTTATAGCAACGGTATTGAAAAAGAATTAGTAACACCTACAGGTGCGGCAATTGTAACGACTCTGGCAACAGAATTCGGTTCCCCACCCGACATGAATCTGGAAAAAGTAGGTATGGGTGCGGGTAATAAAAATTTTAAAATACCAAATATTTTACGTATTTGGTTGGGTGAAACGGCAGAATCAGAAAATAGCAAAAAAGATAAAAATAAAGGTATCAAGCATAAAATCACCCACGAAGAAACTAAACATAATAGTGAGTTAGTCAATCAACAACATCAAGATAGTACTAGTCCTTATTTGGAAAATATTTCGGTTTTAGAAACTCAGATAGATGATATTAGTCCGCAAGCAATAGGTTATATATTTGAAGAGTTATTTGCTGTGGGAGCGGTGGATGTTTTTACCCAAGCTGTAGGCATGAAAAAAAATCGTCCAGGAGTTTTATTAACTGTAATTTGTCATTCAGAACAGTTAACTGAATGTGAAACGATTTTATTTCGAGAAACTACTACTTTAGGAATTCGCCGTTTTAGTCAACAACGTTCTGTATTACAAAGAGAAATTCAACAGCTAGAAACTGAATATGGCAAAGTTAGAGTCAAAGTAGCGTGGATAGGAACTTTACAAAATAAATCAATTACAAACGTTCATCCGGAATATGCAGACTGTGCTGAATTAGCACGAAAATATAATATCCCCTGGCAAGAAATTCACAGGCTAGCATTACAGACTTGGTATTCAAAAAATTAG
- a CDS encoding L-threonylcarbamoyladenylate synthase, which translates to MAKIFTLHPDNPQIRRIEEIKGALQSGAVMLYPTDTVYAIGCDLSVKSAVQRVRQIKQLANEKPLTFLCPSLSNVATYAFVNNAAYRIMKHLIPGTYTFLLPATKLVPRLVQNPKRKTTGIRVPDNPVCLSLLEALGNPIISTSARIPPDDEDENAWLEQEPLSRIELFDRMEGLVDVIIDTGKEPGVQVSTILDLTEEQPTVVRKGLGWEEVEGWM; encoded by the coding sequence ATGGCAAAAATTTTTACACTCCATCCTGATAATCCACAGATTCGTCGAATAGAAGAAATTAAGGGAGCGCTACAAAGCGGTGCGGTGATGCTTTACCCCACCGATACAGTCTACGCAATAGGCTGCGATTTGAGCGTTAAGTCGGCAGTGCAACGGGTGCGACAAATAAAGCAGTTAGCGAATGAAAAACCACTAACATTTTTATGCCCTTCTCTTTCAAACGTTGCTACTTATGCTTTTGTTAATAATGCAGCTTATCGAATTATGAAGCACTTGATTCCAGGAACTTATACGTTTTTGCTTCCCGCTACAAAATTGGTACCTCGACTGGTACAAAACCCAAAACGTAAAACTACTGGGATTAGAGTTCCCGATAATCCGGTTTGTTTGTCATTATTAGAAGCTTTGGGCAATCCAATAATTTCAACTTCGGCACGTATCCCCCCCGATGACGAAGATGAAAATGCATGGCTAGAACAAGAACCTTTATCCCGGATAGAGCTATTTGACCGGATGGAAGGATTAGTAGATGTAATCATAGATACTGGCAAAGAACCTGGTGTACAAGTCTCCACTATCTTGGATTTGACTGAAGAACAGCCAACAGTTGTACGTAAGGGGTTGGGTTGGGAAGAAGTTGAAGGGTGGATGTGA
- a CDS encoding HetZ-related protein, producing the protein MKTNIANLPSSTSTTEVENENETANVQSQDNNNALVQQICQELESQVKATPATIQVVATRIAKEVERICEKSYRIQTSGQVKSWLFSLARHRLQKCLHYYQLGSRRGRVELHSTLGSMVYRHISLPGCQLGFDARYNLIEDFLQAFYIEAIKAFRRENELPQDYTPRTRLQLGEYMAFTEQYAKRRISLPGNANQQLIILRAQGFSRRLPQETTVDMEMALESAKSEDAESYQRSSAVQQVRSQMVAQNTYDPAEEAERDRVVSELVNYLQAQGQSDCVDYLSLKLQDLSAPEIDRILGLTSRQRDYLQQRFKYHVEKFARTHNWQLVHQWLGASLEQKLGMSSSQWDAFVSQLSEQQRHMLQLKSAKQNDQAIAKELKCTPKQLQKRWTKLLEMAWSIRNGNTEIKAS; encoded by the coding sequence ATGAAAACAAACATTGCGAATCTACCTTCTTCCACATCTACCACTGAAGTTGAAAACGAAAACGAAACTGCAAATGTACAATCGCAGGATAATAACAATGCATTAGTTCAGCAGATATGTCAAGAGTTAGAATCTCAGGTTAAAGCTACACCCGCTACTATTCAAGTTGTCGCCACCCGCATAGCTAAAGAAGTAGAGCGTATTTGCGAAAAAAGCTACCGCATTCAAACATCCGGACAAGTTAAATCTTGGTTATTCAGTTTAGCGCGGCATCGTTTGCAAAAGTGTTTGCATTACTATCAACTAGGTTCCAGACGCGGTAGGGTTGAATTACATAGTACCCTTGGCTCTATGGTTTACCGCCACATCAGTCTCCCCGGCTGCCAGTTGGGTTTTGATGCTCGTTACAACTTGATTGAAGATTTTCTCCAAGCATTCTACATCGAAGCAATTAAAGCCTTCCGTCGGGAAAACGAATTACCTCAAGACTATACCCCCCGGACTCGCTTGCAATTAGGCGAATACATGGCATTTACCGAACAGTATGCCAAGCGTCGTATTTCCTTGCCAGGTAACGCTAACCAACAGCTAATCATACTTCGCGCTCAAGGCTTTAGCCGTCGTTTGCCTCAAGAAACTACCGTTGATATGGAAATGGCTTTAGAATCTGCCAAATCCGAAGATGCTGAATCTTACCAACGTAGCTCTGCCGTTCAACAAGTGCGATCGCAGATGGTTGCACAAAACACTTACGATCCAGCCGAAGAAGCAGAACGGGATAGAGTTGTTTCTGAGTTGGTAAATTACTTGCAAGCTCAAGGTCAAAGTGATTGCGTAGATTATCTATCCTTGAAATTACAAGACCTCAGCGCTCCGGAGATTGACAGAATACTCGGTCTAACTAGCCGTCAGCGCGATTATCTACAACAGCGCTTTAAGTACCATGTAGAAAAGTTTGCGCGTACCCACAACTGGCAATTAGTACACCAGTGGTTGGGTGCAAGTTTAGAACAGAAATTAGGCATGTCTTCTAGTCAATGGGATGCTTTTGTCAGTCAACTTTCCGAACAGCAACGTCATATGTTGCAACTCAAAAGCGCCAAGCAAAACGACCAAGCCATCGCCAAAGAACTCAAGTGTACTCCTAAGCAGCTACAAAAGCGTTGGACTAAGTTACTAGAAATGGCATGGTCTATCCGTAACGGTAATACTGAAATTAAAGCAAGTTAA
- a CDS encoding NAD(P)H-quinone oxidoreductase subunit L: MLQNLLDYLQNLQIETAIVPLTYLGLAVSYLLVIPVIVLTYMKFRWYSVSSFERGFMYFLVFLFFPGLLLLSPFVNFRPRRRQIEV, translated from the coding sequence ATGCTACAAAATCTACTTGATTATTTGCAGAACTTACAGATCGAGACTGCGATTGTACCTTTAACTTACTTAGGCTTAGCAGTTTCCTATTTGCTAGTAATTCCGGTTATTGTGTTGACCTATATGAAGTTTCGCTGGTATTCAGTTAGTTCTTTTGAACGGGGCTTTATGTATTTTCTAGTATTTTTGTTCTTCCCAGGCTTGTTACTGCTATCCCCGTTTGTTAATTTCAGACCTAGACGAAGACAAATTGAAGTTTAA
- a CDS encoding PD-(D/E)XK nuclease superfamily protein has product MTKLRGMRAQKAGEILENHVETTLRAYGFFQVCSQVPKKQKRELLLNSILLPKRYGKQVFIGSGIYQTDIYVDFYIVGLPRMPSGLIIECKWQESGGSVDEKFPYLNLNIQYSYPAPAIVVIGGDGMRDGAIKWLRERERDNHNLLAVQSLERFIAWSSRYL; this is encoded by the coding sequence ATGACAAAACTTCGGGGTATGCGCGCACAGAAAGCGGGTGAGATTTTAGAAAATCATGTAGAAACCACCCTCAGAGCATATGGATTTTTTCAAGTATGTTCTCAAGTACCGAAGAAGCAAAAACGAGAATTACTTTTAAACTCCATTCTATTGCCAAAGCGCTATGGGAAACAGGTTTTTATCGGCAGCGGTATTTATCAAACTGATATTTATGTAGACTTCTATATCGTTGGTTTACCTCGGATGCCATCTGGTTTAATTATTGAGTGCAAATGGCAGGAAAGCGGGGGTTCGGTGGATGAAAAATTTCCCTATTTGAATTTGAATATTCAATATTCTTACCCTGCACCAGCGATAGTAGTTATTGGTGGAGATGGAATGAGAGATGGAGCAATTAAATGGCTGCGGGAACGAGAACGCGATAACCATAATTTATTGGCGGTGCAGAGTTTAGAAAGATTTATTGCTTGGTCTAGTAGATATCTTTGA
- a CDS encoding PAS domain-containing sensor histidine kinase: MDLQQLQVFEQFADNVDFAFWVCSPDVTEYYYMSPGYEKIWGRTVASLIENPHSFLEAVHPDDVERVTQAAIGKEPWNMDEEYRVIRPDGTIRWVRDRTYPIYDDQGNIYRMAGTAEDITERKQELKDLNQSLEQFKQFVDNADIVFLVWDIEITKFLYISPSYEKIWGRSCDSLYKEPRSFLEALHPEDIPPVIAAMKNNPTSIDGEYRIILPNGTMRWIRERTFPNKDENGRVNGIVGVAEDITHRKQAEEETYKALQREQELSNAKSEFIATISHEIRTPLSVIQSSADILHHNIDKLTNEKKQKHFQKVNSSVQRIASIVEDLLIIAEDEAGSLQFQPTEVDVVQLCQEIINTIVNYNNRRINFKVSGNATSSSMLDAKLIHHILVNLLENALKYSQPDTKIELELSLLSNQIKFRVQDQGIGIPTENLSHIFNSFYRAKNVETKPGTGLGLSIVKRCVDIHHGGIAVNSSVGKGTIFTVTLPREI; encoded by the coding sequence GTGGATTTACAACAATTACAGGTATTTGAACAATTTGCGGATAATGTAGATTTTGCTTTTTGGGTTTGTTCTCCTGACGTAACCGAGTATTACTACATGAGTCCTGGGTATGAGAAAATTTGGGGTAGGACTGTCGCTTCACTTATAGAAAATCCTCACTCATTTCTAGAAGCGGTTCATCCAGATGATGTCGAGCGTGTTACCCAAGCTGCAATAGGCAAAGAACCGTGGAACATGGATGAAGAATATCGCGTAATTCGCCCAGACGGCACTATCCGTTGGGTACGCGACCGAACTTATCCTATTTATGACGATCAAGGTAATATTTATCGTATGGCAGGCACTGCTGAAGATATTACCGAGCGCAAACAAGAATTAAAAGATTTAAATCAAAGCTTGGAGCAGTTTAAACAGTTTGTAGATAATGCTGATATTGTATTTTTAGTATGGGATATTGAAATTACAAAATTTTTATATATTAGCCCTAGTTACGAAAAAATTTGGGGTCGAAGTTGTGATTCACTTTACAAAGAACCTCGTTCTTTCTTAGAAGCTTTACATCCTGAGGATATTCCTCCTGTAATTGCGGCTATGAAAAATAATCCAACATCTATAGATGGGGAATATCGTATTATCCTGCCTAACGGTACAATGCGTTGGATTCGCGAGCGCACTTTTCCGAACAAGGATGAAAATGGACGGGTTAATGGGATAGTAGGCGTTGCTGAAGATATCACTCACCGTAAGCAAGCAGAAGAAGAAACCTACAAAGCACTGCAAAGAGAACAAGAGTTGAGTAATGCCAAATCTGAATTTATTGCGACAATATCCCATGAAATTCGCACGCCTCTATCAGTAATCCAATCCTCAGCCGATATTTTGCACCATAATATAGATAAATTGACGAATGAGAAAAAGCAAAAGCATTTTCAAAAAGTGAACTCATCCGTTCAAAGGATTGCATCAATCGTTGAAGACTTATTGATAATTGCCGAAGATGAAGCCGGTTCTTTACAATTTCAACCAACAGAGGTTGATGTTGTTCAACTGTGCCAAGAAATTATTAACACAATTGTTAATTACAACAATCGCCGTATTAATTTCAAAGTATCGGGGAATGCCACATCCAGTTCGATGCTCGACGCTAAACTTATCCATCACATATTAGTTAACCTGCTTGAAAACGCACTAAAGTATTCTCAGCCAGATACAAAGATAGAGTTGGAACTAAGTTTATTGTCTAATCAAATCAAATTCCGCGTTCAAGACCAAGGTATTGGTATCCCTACAGAAAATTTGTCTCATATTTTCAACTCGTTTTACCGAGCTAAAAATGTAGAGACGAAACCCGGTACGGGATTAGGGCTATCTATTGTTAAGCGCTGCGTTGATATACATCATGGTGGAATTGCAGTTAATAGCTCTGTTGGGAAAGGAACTATTTTCACCGTAACTTTGCCAAGAGAAATATGA
- the rbfA gene encoding 30S ribosome-binding factor RbfA, with protein sequence MATNRRVSRVAELIRREVSQMLLNGIKDDRVGTGMVSVTDVDVSGDLQHAKIYVSIYGTDEAREETMAGLKSATGYVRSELGSRVRLRRTPEVIFLEDRSIERGNKVLSLLNQIKDRQKSEFQENQQSD encoded by the coding sequence ATGGCTACTAATCGCCGCGTTTCCCGTGTTGCTGAATTAATTAGACGGGAAGTCAGCCAAATGTTACTCAATGGGATTAAAGACGATAGAGTCGGTACGGGAATGGTTAGCGTTACTGATGTAGACGTATCTGGCGATTTACAACACGCTAAAATCTACGTTTCTATTTATGGTACCGATGAAGCTAGAGAAGAAACAATGGCTGGGTTAAAATCGGCTACTGGTTACGTTCGCAGCGAACTTGGCTCCCGAGTCCGCTTGCGTCGTACTCCAGAAGTTATTTTTTTAGAGGATCGCTCTATTGAAAGAGGCAACAAAGTATTATCACTTTTGAATCAAATTAAAGATCGACAAAAGTCAGAATTTCAAGAAAATCAGCAATCTGATTGA